GAACCGCTCCTTCGAACGCTCTCGGAGCTCCGGCTCGGGATCGTGGAAGAACCGGTCGTCGCCGTGGAGGAACTCGACCGCCCGGTCGAAGTCGTGCTCGAGCCACTGCAGGAGGTCCTCGAGGACGCCGAGTCGCGCGCCGGCGCCCGTCAGGACGACCGCGTCCGGGTCGAACTCGTTCGCTCGCTCGAGCAGGATGTGCAGGACGACGGCGCCGCCGAGCGAGTTGCCGACGAGGACGGTTGCGTCGGTCGCCTCGGCGACGGCGATCACGTCGTCGGCGTAGGCCGACAGCGTCGCGTAGCCCGCCGAGGCGTCGATGTCGTCCGAGTCGCCGTGGCCGCTGAGATCGAGCGCGACGACGGGCGTGCGATCGGCGAGGCGGTGCTGGCTCTTCCAGACGTGTCGGGACCCCCCGCTGCCGTGGACGTAGCAGACCGTCGGGCCGTCGCCGCCGCGGTCCGAGACCTCGTAGGCGGTGGCTCGACCGTGGTGTGTTACCGTTTCCATAGGTGATCGAACGACAGGAACTCGTATAAAGACTCGACTCGGTTCACACGGGTCGGCAACGGGAGCGGATCGAACGAGCTGACCGGCAACCCCGCGCCGTCACTCGTCGATCGTGATCGCCTGGTCCGCCGCGTTCTGCAGCGCGTCCGAGCGGCCGTACGATCCCGGTGCGATCGCGATCGTCTCGATGCCGACGGTCCCGGCGTGCTCGAGGACGGGCTTGAAGTCCGTATCCCGGGAGGCGATCGCGAGCCGGTCGATGGTGCCGGCGCTGCCCAGCGCGGTCGCGTCGACGGCGAGTTTGACGTCGACGTCGCCGCTGGTGACGATCACCTCGAAGCCCCGCGCCTCGGCGGCCTGAATGAGCCCGGGTGTGGCGTGTTCGTCGAGGTAGAGCCGGATGACGCCGACGCGGCCGAGGTCGCGGGCCGCGTCCCGGAGGTCGTTCAGGTCGACGTCGAACTCGTCGCGGAAGACGTTCGGCCCGTCGACGAACAGCCCGACGGTCGGTTCCGACGGTCCGTCGGGGGCGAGACCGAGACGGGCGCGAACGCTGTCGAACATGCCACCCACTTCCTGCGCGCGCGAGATAGGTGTGACGAAACACGACGACGGGGCGGGGTCGCGTCGCCGCGCACCGCGCTACTTGCTCCCGGTTCGCTCGACTCGAGTACCCCGCCGATCGCCGGAAACTACCGCCGCGTTTCTTCCCCGGTTCACGGGGTACCTAACGGGAAGAATTCAACTGTTCACCCTTTATATGCTCAAACCATTCTCTTCTGACATAAATTCCACTCTAGAATGTGAAATAAATAGTTTCTAGTTCGATAAAGTTTTACTAATTTCAGGTTTTGATGACTGTCGTTCCATGCAACCGAACGATCCGCGGGACGGGGCTGACTCCGACCGCGCATACGATCGCCGAACGATTCTCACCGGGGCCGGTTCGCTCTCGATCGGCGGCCTGCTCGCCTCGAGCGGACTCGTCAGCGCCGACGACGAGAACGGCCGCGAGCCCGGACCGAAAGAGGACGAACTCATCGTCGGCATCTCGCCGTCGGCGTCGGACATCGAGCGGGAGGCGCTCGCAGCGGTGCCCGGCGACGCGAGGGTCGAACACACGAACGACGTCATCAACTACGTAGTCGTTTCCTTCCCGTCGGAGGCGCCGGATTTCGCCCGCGAGACGTTCATCGAGTCCATCACGGCCAACGAGTTCGTCGAGTACGCGGAACCGAACGCCACGATGGAGTCGTTCGTC
The DNA window shown above is from Halopiger xanaduensis SH-6 and carries:
- a CDS encoding NYN domain-containing protein; amino-acid sequence: MFDSVRARLGLAPDGPSEPTVGLFVDGPNVFRDEFDVDLNDLRDAARDLGRVGVIRLYLDEHATPGLIQAAEARGFEVIVTSGDVDVKLAVDATALGSAGTIDRLAIASRDTDFKPVLEHAGTVGIETIAIAPGSYGRSDALQNAADQAITIDE
- a CDS encoding alpha/beta fold hydrolase, translating into METVTHHGRATAYEVSDRGGDGPTVCYVHGSGGSRHVWKSQHRLADRTPVVALDLSGHGDSDDIDASAGYATLSAYADDVIAVAEATDATVLVGNSLGGAVVLHILLERANEFDPDAVVLTGAGARLGVLEDLLQWLEHDFDRAVEFLHGDDRFFHDPEPELRERSKERFHECGQAVTNRDFQTCHTFDVRDQLGEIDAPVLAVYGEYDQLTPPWFHEFLADEIEDSYLAGIEDAAHLAMLEQPDAFNDAVLEFLDETTA